The uncultured Desulfobulbus sp. genome window below encodes:
- the hemL gene encoding glutamate-1-semialdehyde 2,1-aminomutase — protein MKTDRSANLFTQAKTLIPGGVNSPVRACRSVGCDPLFVQQAKGCMITDADGNEFIDFVGSWGPMIAGHARPEVVAAITQAAPLGTSFGAPCAQEIELAELVCASVPSLEKVRFVNSGTEATMSAIRLARGYTGRKMVIKFDGCYHGHADSFLVKAGSGVITLGIPGSPGVPEDIVKNTLSIPYNDIEVLEKTLRDQELDIACVIVEPVAGNMGVVVPEMAFLQRLRDLTAELGVVLIFDEVITGFRLALGGAQERFGILPDLTCLGKIIGGGLPVGAYGGKREIMEMIAPDGPVYQAGTLSGNPLAMAAGVALLKIIRTPGFYDKLEETSAWFGQEMEQLAANAPVPITVNRIGSLMTCFFTDQPVRDFTSAMTSNTERYGKYYREMLAGGVWLAPSQFEAAFVSAAHERSHLERALNLTESSFKKLMD, from the coding sequence ATGAAAACAGATCGTTCGGCCAACCTTTTTACTCAAGCCAAAACGCTTATTCCCGGAGGCGTCAATTCGCCTGTACGTGCGTGTCGATCTGTTGGCTGCGATCCTCTCTTTGTGCAACAGGCAAAGGGCTGTATGATCACTGATGCCGATGGAAACGAATTTATAGACTTTGTTGGTTCGTGGGGGCCGATGATTGCGGGGCATGCCCGGCCTGAGGTGGTCGCCGCAATCACTCAGGCGGCCCCGTTGGGTACCAGCTTTGGCGCTCCCTGTGCTCAAGAAATAGAACTGGCAGAGCTCGTTTGCGCAAGTGTGCCTTCCCTTGAAAAAGTGCGTTTTGTCAATTCTGGCACCGAGGCAACCATGAGCGCCATTCGACTCGCCCGCGGTTATACGGGGCGGAAGATGGTGATCAAATTTGACGGCTGTTACCATGGCCATGCCGACTCCTTTCTTGTCAAAGCAGGTTCTGGAGTCATTACCCTGGGGATCCCCGGTAGCCCCGGTGTACCAGAAGATATCGTTAAGAATACACTTTCCATTCCTTATAACGATATCGAGGTTCTCGAGAAAACCCTGCGAGATCAGGAGCTTGATATCGCTTGTGTTATTGTTGAACCAGTCGCCGGCAACATGGGGGTTGTTGTTCCTGAAATGGCGTTTCTTCAACGATTGCGAGATCTTACCGCTGAACTTGGTGTCGTCCTTATTTTTGATGAGGTTATCACTGGCTTTCGCCTGGCTTTGGGTGGTGCCCAGGAACGATTTGGCATTCTCCCGGATCTGACCTGCCTGGGCAAAATTATAGGTGGAGGTCTGCCGGTGGGCGCGTACGGTGGTAAGCGCGAGATCATGGAAATGATAGCACCAGATGGACCTGTCTATCAGGCCGGGACCCTTTCGGGCAATCCGTTGGCCATGGCAGCGGGAGTAGCGCTATTGAAAATTATCCGTACTCCAGGCTTTTATGACAAACTGGAGGAGACCAGTGCATGGTTTGGTCAGGAGATGGAGCAACTGGCGGCCAACGCGCCTGTCCCTATCACCGTCAACCGTATTGGTTCGCTGATGACCTGTTTTTTCACTGATCAGCCGGTGAGAGACTTTACCTCAGCCATGACCTCGAATACCGAGCGCTATGGAAAATATTACCGGGAAATGCTGGCTGGTGGGGTTTGGTTGGCTCCTTCGCAGTTCGAAGCAGCCTTTGTTTCTGCCGCCCATGAGCGCAGTCATCTTGAAAGAGCGTTGAATCTGACTGAATCATCATTCAAAAAATTGATGGATTAA
- a CDS encoding AAA family ATPase, which produces MDEKGQSCYQKPMLVIFLGMTASGKSMLAMQWAAQQGLPYYNTDRVRKELAGLAATDKRPDGIDQGIYSPQLSAQTYAAMLERAQDDIARGAYMVVLDGSYAKRADRDAVRQAASRMRAECLFFYCHCSEEETKRRLALRAADSGAVSDGRWEIYVHQQVSFERPQGEERADCYSFSTEGDLPELLRKVKAQLATAG; this is translated from the coding sequence ATGGATGAGAAAGGGCAAAGCTGTTATCAGAAACCGATGCTGGTCATTTTTTTGGGTATGACCGCCTCTGGTAAATCGATGCTTGCCATGCAATGGGCAGCGCAACAGGGGCTTCCCTATTATAACACTGACCGGGTACGCAAAGAACTGGCCGGGTTGGCGGCAACCGACAAACGTCCCGATGGCATTGATCAGGGGATCTATTCTCCTCAGCTTTCGGCACAAACCTATGCAGCCATGCTTGAACGTGCCCAAGATGATATTGCCCGAGGTGCCTACATGGTGGTGCTTGATGGTTCGTACGCAAAACGAGCTGATCGGGATGCTGTTCGCCAAGCTGCCTCCCGGATGAGAGCGGAGTGTTTGTTTTTTTACTGCCACTGTTCCGAGGAAGAGACCAAGAGGCGTTTGGCGCTCCGCGCTGCGGACAGCGGGGCGGTTTCTGATGGGCGTTGGGAAATTTATGTCCATCAGCAGGTAAGTTTTGAACGCCCCCAGGGGGAGGAACGGGCAGACTGCTACTCATTTTCGACCGAAGGCGATCTGCCCGAATTGCTCAGAAAAGTAAAGGCTCAACTCGCAACTGCGGGTTGA
- the trxA gene encoding thioredoxin: MASEKVVHISDSEFDSDIVGNSLPCLVDFWAPWCGPCKAIGPVIEELAEEFDGKVVIAKMNVDDNPSTPGKFGIRAIPTLILFKGGEVVDQITGAVGKSQLQDLINKAL; this comes from the coding sequence ATGGCAAGTGAAAAGGTAGTGCACATTTCTGACAGTGAGTTTGACAGTGATATCGTAGGCAATTCGCTTCCCTGTCTGGTTGATTTCTGGGCGCCCTGGTGCGGACCCTGTAAAGCTATCGGTCCGGTTATTGAAGAGTTGGCTGAAGAATTTGATGGCAAGGTCGTCATCGCTAAGATGAACGTTGATGACAACCCCTCCACCCCCGGAAAATTTGGTATTCGTGCCATTCCTACCCTCATCCTCTTCAAGGGTGGTGAGGTCGTTGATCAGATAACGGGAGCAGTTGGCAAATCCCAACTGCAGGACCTGATCAATAAAGCCCTCTAA
- the atpB gene encoding F0F1 ATP synthase subunit A, with translation MEHPILFISLILEALGLPVPHTPVGATLLEKICEPYMTYTWMVMAFLIIVPKLTMGKLEMVPGSGQNFWEVTVGGVMDFCTENLGEKGAKMLFPMMATFFFYIVIANMIGLIPGFMSPTSSLNITLAMTIIVWLTHHFLGFKYHGLKYYKHFMGPSPVLAPFMFLLEVISNFARLISLSMRLFGNILAKEVLLGVLFMLAGAFFAPLPILCLGVLVSLIQAVVFVLLALLYCAGSMEHAH, from the coding sequence ATGGAACATCCGATATTATTTATTTCATTAATTCTTGAGGCGTTAGGGCTTCCGGTACCCCACACACCGGTTGGAGCTACCCTCCTGGAAAAGATCTGTGAACCCTATATGACCTATACATGGATGGTCATGGCGTTTCTGATCATTGTCCCTAAATTGACCATGGGCAAGTTGGAAATGGTCCCGGGGAGCGGTCAGAACTTCTGGGAAGTAACTGTGGGGGGCGTGATGGATTTCTGCACCGAGAATCTCGGTGAGAAAGGCGCGAAAATGCTGTTTCCCATGATGGCGACCTTCTTTTTCTACATCGTTATCGCCAACATGATCGGTCTGATTCCCGGCTTCATGTCTCCGACCTCAAGCCTCAATATCACCCTGGCGATGACCATTATCGTCTGGCTGACCCATCACTTCCTGGGCTTTAAATATCACGGACTCAAATACTACAAGCACTTCATGGGACCGAGCCCCGTACTGGCACCGTTCATGTTCCTGCTTGAGGTCATCAGTAACTTTGCCCGTCTGATTTCACTCTCCATGCGTCTTTTTGGTAACATCCTTGCCAAAGAGGTTCTGCTTGGTGTTCTGTTCATGCTGGCCGGTGCATTCTTCGCACCGCTGCCAATCCTCTGCCTGGGTGTACTGGTATCCCTGATTCAGGCGGTGGTTTTTGTTCTGCTGGCCCTGCTGTACTGTGCAGGTTCCATGGAACACGCCCATTAA
- the atpE gene encoding ATP synthase F0 subunit C: MNTITFGLICIGAALSIGLAGFGAGIGMGNGLRGACDGVARNPEAKGAITTTMILGMALCESIAIYGLVIAFILLYANPFKAALGL, translated from the coding sequence ATGAATACAATTACTTTCGGTCTGATTTGTATCGGCGCAGCTCTTTCCATCGGTCTGGCCGGTTTCGGTGCAGGTATCGGTATGGGTAACGGTCTGCGTGGCGCTTGTGACGGTGTTGCTCGCAACCCCGAAGCAAAAGGTGCTATCACCACCACCATGATCCTTGGTATGGCCCTCTGTGAGTCCATCGCCATTTACGGTCTGGTTATCGCTTTTATTCTGCTCTACGCAAACCCCTTCAAGGCTGCGCTCGGACTGTAA
- a CDS encoding AtpZ/AtpI family protein: MSDERREMFRQLAVYSQVGMTFAFSIIIGFGIGWALDNKVFGGKTSPYLTFIFLGLGITAGFRNLWELTRKIEDE; encoded by the coding sequence ATGTCAGACGAGCGCAGGGAGATGTTCCGGCAACTGGCCGTTTACTCCCAAGTCGGTATGACCTTTGCTTTTTCCATCATTATTGGATTTGGTATTGGTTGGGCTCTTGATAACAAGGTGTTTGGGGGAAAAACCTCTCCCTACTTAACGTTTATATTTTTGGGACTGGGCATTACCGCCGGATTCAGAAATCTCTGGGAACTGACCCGGAAAATAGAAGATGAATGA
- a CDS encoding ATP synthase subunit I: MNEHVPTTSSSQAEPEDGMLRRVMVLSWLLLGVMTACGWGLYNWQFAQSMLLGGILVNGSFWLMKRDTQRLMQKISQAEAGMVVHTEKTRFFLRSFARLIVLGLLLFAVAGRVPINVIGLTLGFTTVMVSVVIIGLSTYKCWLPSKA; this comes from the coding sequence ATGAATGAGCACGTACCAACAACCAGTTCTTCCCAGGCAGAACCAGAAGATGGAATGCTGCGCCGGGTGATGGTGCTGAGCTGGCTGCTGCTGGGAGTCATGACTGCCTGCGGCTGGGGGCTGTATAACTGGCAATTTGCGCAATCAATGCTACTGGGCGGTATCCTCGTGAACGGGAGCTTCTGGCTCATGAAACGGGATACGCAGCGGCTGATGCAGAAAATAAGTCAGGCAGAGGCTGGCATGGTTGTGCATACAGAAAAAACACGGTTTTTTCTGCGTTCATTTGCCAGGCTGATTGTTCTTGGGTTGTTGTTATTCGCGGTGGCTGGCAGAGTACCGATCAACGTGATCGGCCTGACTCTGGGCTTCACCACGGTTATGGTTAGTGTTGTCATTATCGGCTTGAGCACATATAAGTGCTGGTTGCCAAGCAAAGCGTGA
- a CDS encoding nucleoside phosphorylase, with the protein MFAAALFLLVLAMDDVLISPRREKNEPTLPPIGLLLPNPAEQATLPALVKEYALKRQFFFNSQLLYNERFFLVGPAVGAPMAAICLEKLVALGARKIVVYGWCGSLAPELRIGELFLPEFGLSEEGTSAHYPVTSPPDHRLQQQVRELLTGEQESPKTGGVWTTDGLYRETRDKVASYAGQGILAVDMEYTALQAVASFRQVQLGCAFLVSDELFGDRWEAGYRHKSFRLRSRQVLSLLIASVHKGKL; encoded by the coding sequence GTGTTTGCCGCAGCCCTTTTTTTATTGGTGCTTGCCATGGATGATGTCCTGATTTCCCCCCGTCGTGAAAAGAATGAACCTACCCTGCCTCCGATTGGGCTGCTGCTTCCCAATCCTGCGGAACAGGCAACGCTTCCTGCTCTCGTCAAAGAATATGCGCTGAAGCGGCAGTTTTTCTTCAACTCCCAACTCTTGTATAACGAACGATTTTTTCTGGTGGGACCTGCCGTTGGCGCCCCCATGGCGGCCATTTGTCTGGAAAAACTCGTTGCTCTTGGAGCCCGCAAGATTGTAGTGTACGGATGGTGCGGTTCTCTCGCTCCCGAGTTGCGCATTGGTGAGCTCTTCCTGCCCGAATTCGGGCTCAGTGAAGAGGGGACCTCTGCCCATTACCCCGTAACAAGTCCTCCTGATCACCGGTTGCAGCAGCAGGTCCGTGAGCTCTTGACAGGGGAACAGGAATCTCCCAAAACAGGTGGTGTCTGGACAACCGATGGCCTGTATCGCGAAACACGCGATAAAGTAGCATCCTATGCTGGGCAGGGGATCCTGGCCGTCGATATGGAGTACACCGCCCTGCAGGCTGTCGCCAGCTTTCGCCAGGTGCAATTGGGCTGCGCCTTTCTTGTCTCGGACGAACTCTTTGGTGATCGTTGGGAGGCAGGCTACCGTCATAAATCCTTTCGTCTCCGTTCACGACAGGTGCTTTCATTGCTTATTGCCTCAGTCCACAAAGGAAAACTCTGA
- a CDS encoding YkgJ family cysteine cluster protein produces the protein MSSTPQLPEHFQPISGEKEMRFACHPGVSCFTECCRELDLALTPYDLLRLRKHLGIKSAQFLDQYVIIEWEEGQLFPTYYLTMVDDGRASCVFVKNNGCSVYEDRPGSCRAYPVGRGAGRQANGEVAQSLVMIKEPHCKGFAEDQVQSVSDYLKGQGLEAYNRFNDALLPLIQHPSIQDGSFRPTRKQLDQYTFALYDLDQFRVDMAEGIVSLNKPLNAQQLAGLTGDDEELLLLGIRWLMQEFYGE, from the coding sequence ATGAGTTCTACACCACAGTTACCCGAACATTTTCAACCCATATCCGGCGAAAAGGAGATGCGTTTTGCCTGTCACCCTGGTGTCTCCTGCTTTACCGAGTGTTGTCGAGAGCTGGATTTGGCTTTGACGCCTTACGACCTGCTGCGTTTGCGCAAGCATCTGGGAATCAAATCAGCCCAGTTTCTTGACCAGTACGTCATCATTGAATGGGAGGAAGGCCAGCTTTTTCCGACCTACTATCTCACCATGGTCGATGATGGTCGCGCTTCCTGCGTTTTTGTCAAAAACAATGGCTGCAGCGTGTATGAAGATCGACCTGGCAGCTGCCGTGCCTACCCCGTAGGCAGAGGCGCGGGACGACAGGCTAATGGAGAAGTTGCCCAGTCACTGGTGATGATCAAAGAACCTCACTGTAAAGGCTTTGCTGAAGATCAGGTACAAAGTGTCAGCGATTACCTCAAAGGGCAGGGACTTGAGGCGTATAACCGCTTCAACGATGCGCTGCTGCCGCTTATTCAGCACCCTTCCATTCAGGATGGATCCTTTCGCCCTACACGTAAACAACTCGATCAGTACACTTTTGCCCTATATGATCTGGATCAATTCCGCGTTGATATGGCCGAGGGGATCGTCAGCCTCAACAAACCACTCAATGCGCAACAGCTTGCCGGCCTCACCGGCGATGACGAGGAACTCCTCCTGTTGGGCATCCGCTGGCTAATGCAGGAATTTTATGGTGAATAA
- the trxB gene encoding thioredoxin-disulfide reductase, whose protein sequence is MQQAQYQLIIVGGGPAGLTAGLYAARGRLSVLLVEKGATGGQVLVTDWVDNYPGFADGVSGFDLMDRMTAHADRFGLEKRFATIAALDLAGDIKTITLENGEKLTAKAVILCTGAKPRKLGIPGEYEYAGRGVSYCATCDGPFYRNQEIAVVGGGNTAIQEALHLTKFASKVTLIHRRGELRATKILQEKAFCNEKIEFLWNTQVLEIRGSKNAGVEELVLQHFNSEQSTLKVTGIFILIGIAPNTEILPMRQLKSDEAGFLITDEEMATSIPGVFAAGDIRSKRARQIVNAAGEGAVAELSVEHYLGNQAPDQPLNCSE, encoded by the coding sequence ATGCAACAGGCACAGTATCAGCTGATTATTGTCGGAGGTGGTCCTGCAGGCCTGACCGCAGGATTGTATGCAGCCCGTGGTCGACTCAGCGTTCTGCTCGTTGAAAAAGGAGCCACGGGTGGACAGGTGCTGGTTACCGACTGGGTCGACAATTACCCGGGCTTTGCTGATGGAGTTTCCGGTTTTGACCTGATGGATAGAATGACGGCCCATGCCGACCGTTTTGGTCTGGAAAAACGTTTTGCCACCATTGCTGCGTTGGACCTTGCCGGTGATATCAAAACCATCACTCTGGAAAACGGCGAAAAATTGACGGCAAAAGCGGTCATCCTCTGTACCGGTGCCAAACCCCGCAAACTCGGTATCCCTGGAGAATACGAGTATGCAGGCAGGGGTGTTTCGTATTGCGCAACCTGTGATGGTCCGTTTTATCGCAACCAGGAAATCGCCGTGGTCGGTGGAGGCAATACTGCTATTCAAGAGGCGTTGCACCTGACCAAATTTGCCTCCAAGGTGACGCTTATTCATCGCCGTGGAGAACTTAGGGCCACTAAAATTCTACAGGAGAAAGCCTTCTGTAACGAAAAAATCGAGTTTCTCTGGAATACCCAGGTTCTTGAAATTCGCGGTTCTAAAAACGCAGGTGTAGAAGAATTGGTGCTCCAACACTTCAACAGCGAGCAGTCAACGCTGAAGGTTACCGGCATCTTCATTCTCATTGGAATTGCTCCTAACACAGAAATTCTGCCCATGCGGCAACTCAAAAGCGATGAGGCTGGATTTCTCATCACTGATGAAGAGATGGCGACCTCGATTCCCGGAGTATTTGCCGCTGGTGATATTCGCAGCAAACGCGCGCGCCAAATCGTCAATGCCGCTGGTGAAGGCGCAGTTGCTGAACTCTCTGTTGAGCATTACCTAGGCAATCAGGCTCCTGATCAACCTTTAAATTGCAGCGAATAG
- a CDS encoding HD domain-containing protein encodes MSALEATLVERLRKLSHELAITEGGSHGPDHSERVLATALTIGKEMQARLDILLPAALLHDIGRKEESASKGQICHAQRGAELARPILHQLGMGATDIEAICHCIESHRYRRGQAPQSLEAQILFDADKLDSIGAVGIGRAFLFAGQIGARLHNPETDYTATLPYSLEDTAYREFQVKMSKVREQMLTPVGQMLAEERHAFMLTFFDQLTRETTLCLPEHIRDLLPC; translated from the coding sequence TTGTCAGCTCTAGAAGCCACGCTGGTTGAGCGGCTTCGCAAGCTCAGTCATGAGCTGGCCATCACCGAAGGTGGTTCGCACGGACCAGATCACTCTGAACGTGTTCTGGCAACCGCTCTGACGATAGGAAAAGAGATGCAGGCGCGACTGGATATTTTACTACCAGCCGCGTTGCTGCACGATATCGGACGTAAAGAAGAGAGTGCGAGCAAGGGACAGATATGCCATGCCCAGCGTGGAGCAGAACTTGCCCGCCCCATTCTCCACCAGTTGGGTATGGGCGCAACAGATATCGAGGCAATCTGCCACTGCATCGAAAGCCACCGCTACCGCCGTGGCCAGGCCCCGCAAAGTCTTGAGGCACAAATTCTCTTTGATGCCGACAAACTCGACTCCATCGGCGCGGTGGGTATTGGCCGGGCTTTTCTTTTTGCCGGTCAGATAGGGGCTCGCCTGCACAACCCCGAAACAGATTACACGGCCACTCTCCCCTACTCCCTTGAAGATACTGCCTACCGGGAGTTTCAGGTGAAAATGAGCAAAGTCCGTGAGCAAATGCTGACCCCGGTTGGGCAAATGCTGGCTGAAGAACGGCATGCTTTTATGCTCACCTTTTTTGATCAACTCACCCGGGAAACTACCCTCTGTCTTCCTGAACATATCAGAGACCTTCTTCCATGCTAA
- the secD gene encoding protein translocase subunit SecD: MNSSLKLKIGLVISLLFFSALALLPSVTNDLPSWWKKYMAPAGLKLGLDLQGGMHIVLQVDLEKAAENSLDLAASDFKAALANQNINAVRMDTADAKSVLFTLPNTGAVTTVKEILADKFPNLDAQVQAEEGSFPRVTLKLKQDEIDFIRKNAVNQSLEIIRNRIDQFGVSEPVVVRQGENQIVVQLPGVKDPKRAMSLIGQTAQLEFKLVADTSSINLGQLIAEAKDAAQWQEGESRKQLNLALQNRLPQGTEIYFERVINEQTKRETKVPILLESPILMTGEMVKNAQVRIGGTFNEPYVSLDLTSRGGQAFATITEKNVQRRLAIVLDNIVRSAPVIREKILGGSAQISGNFTHNEATDLAIVLRVGALPAPVDIIQNLTVGASLGQDSINKGMFSGLLGACLVIVFMVLYYRLSGVIANVGLMLNILLLFVGLAMLGSTLTLPGIAGIILSIGMAVDANVLIYERMRDELALGKSARAGVDGGFTKAFWSVVDAQVTTLITALVLFLFGTGPIKGFAITLTLGIIFNLFAVLFVCRLIYDSLFSLKKIKKLHFLQLLPKTNIDFMGLRKVAFTFSGVLVLLGLVAFVQIFRGHANMGIDFSGGTMLQYQTQQSFALHDVRTTLAEAGFEGIELQQVTSENRLIIKIKKSVAKIGDLSDRITDTLQTKLSTVGFSLESKSEIGASVSANLRSKAIISIGLSMLGVILYLWLRFDFQFGLAATAATFHDVLIVLGICWLMDMELTLLIVTALLTLAGYSLNDTVVIFDRIRENMGKFEEMELHELINLSTNQVLARSIITVLTVLITVTCLYLFGGASIHDFSFALLIGLLVGTYSSIFVASPLLSVGRSHS, from the coding sequence ATGAACTCCAGCTTGAAGCTAAAAATCGGGCTAGTCATCTCCCTCCTCTTCTTTTCAGCCCTGGCACTGCTGCCATCGGTCACCAATGATCTCCCCAGTTGGTGGAAGAAATACATGGCCCCGGCCGGACTGAAGCTTGGTCTGGATCTGCAGGGTGGCATGCACATTGTTTTGCAGGTCGACCTGGAAAAGGCTGCCGAAAATTCTCTTGATCTTGCCGCCTCTGATTTTAAAGCCGCCCTTGCCAACCAAAATATCAATGCGGTGCGCATGGATACGGCCGATGCCAAATCCGTGCTCTTCACCCTGCCCAACACAGGTGCGGTCACAACGGTTAAGGAAATCCTGGCCGACAAATTCCCCAACCTCGATGCGCAGGTCCAGGCCGAGGAAGGAAGCTTTCCTCGTGTCACCCTCAAACTCAAGCAGGACGAGATCGATTTCATTCGCAAAAATGCGGTCAACCAGTCTCTGGAAATCATTCGTAACCGTATAGATCAGTTTGGTGTTTCCGAACCCGTGGTGGTCCGTCAGGGGGAAAACCAGATCGTTGTCCAGCTGCCAGGCGTTAAAGATCCCAAACGGGCCATGAGCCTCATTGGTCAGACAGCACAACTTGAATTCAAACTGGTTGCCGATACTTCAAGCATAAACCTGGGACAACTCATTGCCGAAGCGAAAGATGCAGCACAATGGCAGGAAGGAGAGAGCCGTAAACAACTCAACCTTGCGCTGCAAAATCGCCTGCCCCAGGGGACGGAAATTTATTTTGAACGGGTCATCAACGAGCAGACCAAACGTGAGACCAAGGTGCCGATACTGCTGGAGAGTCCAATTCTCATGACCGGTGAGATGGTAAAAAACGCTCAGGTTCGTATTGGTGGCACCTTCAATGAACCCTATGTCAGTTTGGACCTCACCTCCCGCGGTGGTCAGGCTTTTGCCACAATAACCGAAAAGAATGTACAGCGCCGACTCGCGATTGTCCTTGATAATATCGTGCGCTCAGCTCCGGTAATCCGCGAAAAAATTCTGGGAGGGAGTGCCCAGATCTCTGGCAATTTCACCCATAATGAGGCAACTGATCTCGCCATCGTTTTGCGTGTTGGAGCTCTGCCTGCTCCGGTTGATATTATTCAGAACCTGACCGTTGGAGCAAGTCTGGGTCAGGATTCGATCAACAAGGGCATGTTTTCAGGTCTTCTTGGAGCCTGCCTGGTTATCGTTTTTATGGTACTGTACTACCGGCTCTCCGGTGTTATTGCCAATGTAGGCCTGATGCTCAACATTCTCCTGCTGTTTGTCGGGCTGGCCATGCTCGGTTCTACCCTGACGCTGCCCGGTATCGCCGGTATTATTCTCTCTATTGGTATGGCGGTGGATGCCAACGTTCTCATTTACGAGCGTATGCGTGATGAGCTGGCACTAGGAAAATCTGCGCGCGCAGGAGTTGATGGCGGTTTTACCAAGGCATTCTGGTCGGTCGTTGATGCCCAGGTAACAACCCTGATCACCGCTCTGGTTCTCTTCCTCTTTGGAACCGGGCCGATCAAGGGCTTTGCCATTACCCTGACTTTGGGTATTATCTTCAACCTCTTTGCGGTCCTCTTTGTCTGCCGCCTGATCTACGATTCGCTCTTCAGCCTGAAAAAAATCAAAAAGCTCCACTTCCTCCAGCTGCTGCCCAAAACCAATATTGATTTTATGGGGCTAAGGAAAGTTGCCTTTACCTTCTCTGGTGTTTTGGTGCTTCTGGGACTGGTTGCTTTTGTTCAGATCTTTCGTGGCCATGCCAACATGGGCATCGATTTTTCTGGCGGCACCATGCTCCAATATCAGACCCAACAGTCCTTTGCCTTACACGATGTTCGAACTACGTTGGCCGAGGCAGGCTTTGAAGGTATTGAGCTACAGCAGGTGACCAGCGAAAATCGACTGATCATCAAGATCAAGAAATCAGTTGCCAAAATTGGTGATCTCAGCGATCGCATCACAGATACCTTACAGACCAAACTCTCCACTGTCGGATTTTCGCTTGAAAGTAAATCTGAGATCGGCGCCTCCGTTTCTGCAAATCTGCGAAGTAAAGCCATCATTTCCATTGGCCTCTCCATGCTCGGCGTTATTTTATATCTTTGGCTGCGCTTTGACTTTCAGTTTGGCCTGGCCGCCACAGCCGCCACCTTCCATGACGTATTGATCGTGCTGGGTATCTGCTGGCTGATGGACATGGAGCTGACCCTGCTCATTGTCACTGCCCTTTTGACCCTGGCTGGCTATTCACTCAACGACACGGTTGTTATCTTTGATCGTATTCGTGAGAACATGGGAAAATTTGAAGAAATGGAGCTCCATGAGCTTATCAATCTCTCCACCAACCAGGTGCTGGCGCGCTCCATCATCACGGTCCTCACCGTCCTGATCACGGTGACCTGCCTCTACCTTTTTGGTGGGGCCAGTATCCATGACTTCTCGTTTGCCCTGCTGATCGGTCTGCTCGTTGGAACCTATTCCTCTATTTTTGTTGCCAGCCCCCTCTTATCCGTTGGGAGATCCCATTCATGA
- the bamD gene encoding outer membrane protein assembly factor BamD, whose amino-acid sequence MPVLPLSKTHATFSRLTLIALLLTALMLSGCSTFSGMFSNVTFGEEEEPKSLPPETLISQGMDAYNVGEYREALERFKKILDEHPFSAQAMLAELKAADAHYYNKQFAEAQVLYKAFEEHHPTNEAIPYVMFQIGMCDYNRSDRIDRDISGPQDAIKSFTRLINAYPQSPYAKEAKNKIQDAKEFLVNHEYMVAVFYTRTERYDQAMHRLKYLLAMYPDSALAPKASALLQKLEAGEPPSWGMSRWLPEFMTKSPEERLQEAQDREEVETQENISQQQEEKQRGPDIAQ is encoded by the coding sequence ATGCCCGTGTTGCCATTATCCAAGACACACGCTACTTTTTCACGGCTGACACTGATTGCTTTACTGCTGACAGCACTCATGCTGTCAGGGTGCTCAACCTTTAGTGGCATGTTCAGCAATGTAACCTTTGGCGAGGAAGAAGAGCCCAAGTCCCTCCCTCCTGAAACGTTGATCAGCCAAGGAATGGATGCCTACAATGTGGGCGAATACAGAGAAGCCCTGGAACGTTTTAAAAAAATTCTGGATGAGCACCCCTTCAGTGCCCAGGCCATGCTGGCGGAGTTGAAAGCGGCAGATGCACATTATTACAACAAGCAGTTTGCCGAGGCCCAAGTACTCTACAAGGCTTTTGAGGAGCATCACCCCACCAACGAAGCCATTCCTTATGTGATGTTCCAGATAGGAATGTGTGACTATAACCGCTCTGACCGCATTGATCGTGATATTTCCGGCCCCCAGGATGCTATTAAGTCATTCACCCGCCTGATTAATGCCTACCCTCAATCCCCCTATGCCAAGGAAGCGAAAAACAAAATTCAGGATGCCAAGGAATTTCTGGTCAACCATGAATACATGGTCGCTGTCTTTTATACGCGGACTGAGCGTTACGATCAGGCCATGCATCGCCTAAAATATCTGCTGGCCATGTATCCTGACTCTGCCCTTGCCCCAAAAGCCAGCGCATTGCTGCAAAAACTGGAAGCAGGTGAGCCTCCTTCCTGGGGAATGAGCCGCTGGCTGCCTGAGTTCATGACCAAATCGCCTGAAGAGCGTCTTCAAGAAGCCCAGGATCGAGAAGAGGTAGAGACCCAGGAAAATATCAGCCAGCAGCAGGAAGAAAAGCAACGAGGACCTGATATAGCCCAGTAA